One window from the genome of Pedococcus badiiscoriae encodes:
- a CDS encoding GntR family transcriptional regulator translates to MQCPRYSGLVAKQVGVMIDRTSPVPLYHQLAEQLGEAINSGELQPGDPFENEVAIVARLNLSRPTVRRAIQELVDQGLLLRRRGLGTTVAARKVHRRAELTSLWDDLARAGTRPTTKVLSHELVQDERVAAALDLPDDTVFLSIARLRSAGDTPLAVLQNWLPPGLNDITRERLEDEGLYALLRERGVRPVVAHQSIGARTPTAKERKHLGIRGHEPVLTMSRSAFDAAGAAVEFGDHCYRSSTYTIDVMIDER, encoded by the coding sequence ATGCAGTGTCCCCGCTACAGTGGTCTAGTGGCCAAACAGGTGGGCGTGATGATCGATCGAACGTCACCCGTGCCTCTCTACCATCAGCTCGCCGAGCAGCTCGGCGAGGCGATCAACAGCGGCGAACTGCAGCCCGGCGACCCCTTCGAGAACGAGGTGGCCATCGTGGCGCGCCTCAACCTCTCGCGACCCACGGTGCGCAGGGCGATCCAGGAGCTTGTCGACCAGGGTCTCCTGCTTCGTCGACGTGGTCTGGGCACCACCGTCGCGGCGCGCAAGGTGCATCGTCGGGCCGAGCTCACCAGCCTCTGGGATGACCTCGCCCGCGCCGGGACACGGCCCACGACGAAGGTGCTGAGCCATGAGCTGGTGCAGGACGAAAGGGTGGCAGCTGCTCTCGACCTACCCGACGACACGGTGTTCCTGTCCATCGCGCGGCTGCGCAGTGCCGGCGACACACCCCTGGCCGTGCTGCAGAACTGGCTCCCACCGGGACTCAACGACATCACCCGGGAGCGGCTGGAGGACGAGGGGCTCTATGCGTTGCTACGGGAGCGCGGAGTGCGGCCCGTCGTCGCGCACCAGAGCATCGGCGCCCGGACTCCCACCGCCAAGGAGCGAAAGCATCTCGGCATCCGTGGGCACGAGCCGGTGCTGACCATGTCGCGCAGCGCCTTCGACGCCGCCGGCGCAGCGGTGGAGTTCGGCGACCACTGCTACCGGTCGTCGACGTACACCATCGATGTCATGATCGACGAACGCTGA
- a CDS encoding xylulokinase, giving the protein MPHARPTLVAGVDSSTQSTKVVVCDASTGEVVRTGRAPHPDGSEVHPDRWWEAFTNATAGGLLDDVAAIAVGGQQHGMCALDEVGAVVRDALLWNDTRSAQASRDLLGELGGAATWVERTGSVPVPSFTVTKVRWLAENEPANAARVAEVVLPHDWLTGQILKQGNAFREYVTDRGDASGTGYFSTAEGTYLLDIQELALGHGFVTPRVLGPSEEAGRTDTGVIVGPGTGDNAAAALGLGLRAGDAAVSLGTSGAVFADHSLPVRDLTGHVAGFASATGGHLPLVCTLNAARVLTAAARLLGTDLTGLDHLALSASPGAGGLTLLPYLDGERTPNLPDATGTLGGLTRSNATPENLARAAVEGMLANLVAGVQDLRRLGIPVARILLIGGASASAAVRAIAPDLFGVPVAIPAAGEYVGLGAARQAAWVLSGADQPPDWKVRIEETLEPTGQLGGLDVLDRYEALRSTLHGA; this is encoded by the coding sequence ATGCCACACGCTCGCCCCACGCTGGTCGCCGGAGTCGACTCCTCCACCCAGTCGACCAAGGTCGTCGTGTGCGACGCGTCGACCGGTGAGGTCGTCCGCACCGGTCGCGCGCCGCACCCTGACGGCAGCGAGGTCCACCCCGACCGCTGGTGGGAGGCGTTCACCAACGCCACAGCCGGTGGGCTGCTCGACGACGTGGCGGCAATCGCCGTCGGCGGCCAGCAGCATGGGATGTGCGCCCTCGACGAGGTGGGAGCGGTCGTCCGAGATGCGTTGCTGTGGAATGACACCCGCTCGGCGCAAGCATCGCGGGACCTGCTTGGGGAGCTGGGTGGTGCGGCGACCTGGGTGGAGCGTACGGGCTCGGTGCCCGTCCCGAGCTTCACGGTCACCAAGGTCCGGTGGCTGGCCGAGAATGAGCCGGCGAACGCCGCACGGGTCGCCGAGGTCGTCCTGCCCCACGATTGGCTGACCGGTCAGATCCTCAAACAGGGCAACGCATTCCGCGAATATGTGACGGATCGCGGAGATGCCTCGGGCACCGGGTACTTCTCGACAGCCGAGGGCACGTATCTGCTCGACATCCAGGAGCTCGCGTTGGGTCACGGGTTCGTCACGCCTCGAGTACTCGGTCCGTCGGAGGAAGCAGGGAGGACCGACACGGGCGTGATCGTGGGGCCCGGGACAGGTGACAACGCGGCTGCGGCACTCGGGCTCGGGCTGCGCGCAGGTGATGCGGCGGTGTCGCTGGGTACGAGCGGGGCCGTGTTCGCGGACCACTCGTTGCCTGTTCGGGACCTCACGGGCCACGTCGCCGGCTTCGCGAGCGCGACCGGGGGCCACCTGCCACTCGTGTGCACCCTGAACGCGGCGCGCGTCCTGACGGCAGCGGCGCGGCTGCTCGGCACGGACCTGACCGGACTCGACCACCTCGCTCTCTCGGCATCCCCCGGCGCCGGCGGACTGACCTTGCTCCCCTACCTCGACGGGGAGCGCACGCCGAACCTTCCAGACGCGACCGGCACCCTCGGCGGCCTCACTCGCAGCAACGCCACCCCCGAGAACCTCGCCCGCGCCGCGGTGGAAGGCATGTTGGCCAACCTCGTCGCGGGGGTGCAGGATCTGCGCCGCCTCGGGATCCCCGTGGCACGGATCCTGCTCATCGGCGGCGCGTCCGCGTCCGCCGCCGTGCGCGCCATCGCCCCTGACCTGTTCGGAGTGCCGGTGGCCATCCCTGCTGCAGGAGAGTATGTCGGCCTGGGCGCGGCCCGGCAGGCGGCCTGGGTGCTCAGCGGGGCGGACCAACCCCCGGACTGGAAGGTGCGCATCGAGGAAACACTCGAGCCGACGGGGCAGCTCGGGGGCCTGGACGTGCTCGACCGCTACGAAGCTCTGCGGTCCACGCTGCACGGCGCGTAA
- a CDS encoding UPF0182 family protein, translating into MPTIVILVVLGFLVSILASLWTEVLWFDSVGYEGVFVTELTTKILLFVVGFVLTAGVVASSLVIGYRTRPIYAPVTPQQQNLDQYREAIEPLRRAAMFAIPGLLGLLAGTGAAGQWETYLLWRNGVPFGSKDAQFHLDLSFFVFTLPWIQFVLGFLTMVLVMATLAAAFTHYVYGGLQIQARAERTSRAARTHLAILVAVLVLIRAATYWFDRYALATKDSPLLTGIRYTDAHAVLPTKAILAVAALMTVGLFIASIWTRSWRLPIVGVALLVITSIVVGSIYPAVYQRFKVRPSEKSLEQPYIDRNIKATRAAYGIANVDTQNYTATTEATSGQLRNDAETIPGIRLVDPIVVSPTFKQLQSVKSYYAFPDALDVDRYNINGKVKDTVVAVRELDLNGLPQNQRNWLNDHTVYTHGFGVVAAYGNQRGADGQPVFYEQNIPQMGPLGEFEPRIYFGEQASTYSIVGGAAGSRAREFDYPDSSIAGQKNNTYTGKGGVPLSSFLRKSAYALKYRELNFLLSDAVNDKSRLLDHRSPTERVQRVAPWLTLDGNPYPAVVDGRVQWIVDGYTTTADYPYSRLTEIDSATSDSTTATSQSVRPIGTGQVNYIRNSVKATVDAYDGSVKLYSWDDKDPLLKAWSKAFKNTVLPMSAISGSLMSHLRYPEDLFKVQRTMLTRYHVTDADSFYGAGDFWQVPEDSAQEANVVQPPYYLTLKMPDQSGPRFSLTTTFKPIGDRQVLSGFLAVDADAGSTTGQRSSDYGTLRLLTLPKDSQVRGPGQVQNDISSSNLTSPAFGPSLTLSQFLNNARQQGSRVTLGNLLTLPVGGGLLYVQPIYVSANSASAYPLSRATVVAFGDKLAWSDTLDGALDGLFGGNSGASAGDSGTTPTTPPTGTGTTPPTTPAPADAKALAKALADIQAAYAAGQKALKAGDFAAYGAAQKQLADAIARAVAAAPKGGSVTVTPTPSPSTTTPSPSTTTPAPSGTSTP; encoded by the coding sequence GTGCCGACCATCGTGATCCTGGTGGTCCTCGGGTTCCTGGTCTCGATCCTGGCCTCGCTGTGGACCGAGGTGCTGTGGTTCGACTCGGTGGGCTACGAGGGTGTCTTCGTCACCGAGCTGACGACCAAGATCCTGCTGTTCGTCGTGGGCTTCGTCCTCACCGCCGGTGTGGTCGCCTCGAGCCTGGTGATCGGCTACCGCACCCGGCCGATCTATGCGCCGGTGACGCCGCAGCAGCAGAACCTCGACCAGTACCGCGAGGCCATCGAGCCTCTGCGGCGCGCGGCGATGTTCGCCATCCCCGGCCTGCTGGGACTGCTGGCGGGCACGGGTGCGGCCGGGCAGTGGGAGACGTACCTGTTGTGGCGCAACGGAGTTCCGTTCGGGAGCAAGGACGCGCAGTTCCACCTCGACCTGTCGTTCTTCGTCTTCACGCTGCCGTGGATCCAGTTCGTCCTGGGCTTCCTGACCATGGTGCTCGTGATGGCTACGCTGGCCGCAGCGTTCACCCACTACGTCTACGGCGGACTGCAGATCCAGGCGCGGGCGGAGCGCACCTCCAGGGCTGCCCGCACCCACCTCGCGATCCTGGTGGCCGTCCTGGTGCTGATCCGGGCGGCGACCTACTGGTTCGACCGGTACGCGCTCGCGACCAAGGACTCGCCGCTGCTGACCGGCATCCGCTACACCGACGCGCACGCCGTCCTGCCGACGAAGGCGATCCTCGCCGTTGCCGCGCTGATGACGGTGGGCCTGTTCATCGCCTCCATCTGGACCCGGTCGTGGCGGCTCCCGATCGTCGGGGTCGCACTGCTCGTGATCACCTCGATCGTGGTCGGCAGCATCTACCCGGCGGTGTACCAGCGGTTCAAGGTCCGTCCCTCGGAGAAGTCGCTCGAGCAGCCCTATATCGACCGCAACATCAAGGCGACCCGCGCGGCCTACGGCATCGCGAACGTCGACACCCAGAACTACACCGCCACGACGGAGGCGACCTCGGGACAGCTGCGCAACGATGCCGAGACCATTCCCGGCATCCGTCTGGTCGACCCCATCGTGGTCTCCCCGACGTTCAAGCAGCTCCAGTCGGTCAAGTCCTACTACGCGTTCCCCGACGCCCTCGACGTGGACCGCTACAACATCAATGGCAAGGTCAAGGACACCGTGGTGGCGGTCCGTGAGCTCGACCTCAACGGCCTGCCGCAGAACCAGCGCAACTGGCTCAACGACCACACCGTCTACACCCACGGCTTCGGCGTGGTGGCCGCCTACGGCAACCAGCGGGGCGCCGACGGCCAGCCTGTTTTCTACGAGCAGAACATCCCCCAGATGGGACCGCTCGGCGAGTTCGAGCCCCGGATCTACTTCGGCGAGCAGGCGTCCACGTACTCCATCGTCGGCGGTGCCGCGGGGTCCCGGGCGCGTGAGTTCGACTACCCCGACAGCAGCATCGCCGGCCAGAAGAACAACACCTACACCGGCAAGGGTGGGGTGCCACTGAGCTCCTTCCTGCGCAAGTCCGCCTACGCGCTGAAGTACCGCGAGCTGAACTTCCTGCTCTCCGACGCCGTGAACGACAAGAGCCGGCTGCTCGACCACCGCTCGCCGACCGAGCGCGTGCAACGAGTCGCTCCTTGGCTGACCCTCGACGGCAACCCCTATCCCGCGGTCGTGGACGGCCGGGTCCAGTGGATCGTCGACGGCTACACCACGACGGCCGACTACCCGTACTCGCGCCTCACCGAGATCGACAGCGCCACCTCCGACTCCACCACCGCGACCTCGCAGTCGGTGCGCCCCATCGGCACCGGTCAGGTCAACTACATCCGCAACTCGGTCAAGGCGACTGTCGACGCCTACGACGGCTCGGTGAAGCTGTACTCGTGGGACGACAAGGACCCGCTGCTCAAGGCGTGGAGCAAGGCGTTCAAGAACACCGTGCTGCCGATGAGCGCCATCAGCGGCTCGCTGATGTCGCACCTGCGCTATCCCGAGGACCTGTTCAAGGTGCAGCGCACGATGCTCACCCGGTACCACGTGACCGATGCCGACTCCTTCTACGGCGCCGGTGACTTCTGGCAGGTTCCGGAGGACTCGGCCCAGGAGGCCAACGTCGTCCAGCCGCCCTACTACCTCACCCTGAAGATGCCCGACCAGAGCGGGCCGCGCTTCTCCCTGACGACGACCTTCAAGCCGATCGGTGACCGGCAGGTCCTGTCCGGCTTCCTCGCGGTCGATGCGGACGCCGGCTCCACGACGGGTCAGCGCAGCTCCGACTACGGCACGCTGCGGCTGTTGACGCTGCCCAAGGACAGCCAGGTCAGGGGACCGGGTCAGGTGCAGAACGACATCAGCTCGTCCAACCTGACCTCACCCGCGTTCGGCCCCAGCCTCACGCTGTCGCAGTTCCTCAACAACGCCAGGCAGCAGGGGTCTCGGGTCACGCTGGGCAACCTGCTGACCCTGCCCGTCGGTGGCGGGCTGCTCTACGTGCAGCCGATCTACGTCAGCGCCAACAGTGCGTCGGCCTACCCGCTCTCGCGGGCGACGGTGGTGGCGTTCGGCGACAAGCTGGCCTGGTCGGACACCCTCGACGGGGCGCTGGACGGCCTCTTCGGCGGCAACTCCGGTGCGAGCGCCGGGGACTCCGGGACGACGCCGACCACACCGCCCACAGGGACCGGGACGACGCCTCCGACGACGCCCGCACCGGCTGACGCGAAGGCGCTGGCCAAGGCGCTGGCCGACATCCAGGCTGCCTACGCCGCGGGTCAGAAGGCGCTCAAGGCGGGAGACTTCGCGGCCTACGGCGCGGCCCAGAAGCAGCTCGCCGACGCCATCGCGCGCGCGGTCGCGGCGGCCCCGAAGGGTGGGTCGGTCACGGTGACCCCCACGCCGTCCCCGAGCACCACCACGCCGTCCCCGAGCACCACCACCCCGGCGCCCTCCGGGACGTCCACTCCCTAG